The sequence ACAACTCGGCAAGTGATGGCTGCGATTGCGGCTGCGATTGCAGCGAATGTGGATGCGGTTGCGCCGGCGGCGACGGGGACGAAGAAGACAATTACTGCGTGCCGTGGGATTATTGCGACAGTTGCAACCAGCGGATCGAGTACTGGGCGCTTCATCCTCAGTACCGCCGCCATACGCTGCTGGGGCTCTTCGGCCAGACGCAGAAAGTGGTCGGCGGCTTCGTCGACTATGTCATTCCTGAAGCGCCGCTGCCGTTTCCGCTTCTCTCAGGACTTGCGGAAGGGAGCGGAATGACGTTGCCGCCGGAATTGGGCACCGGCGTCGTCTTTACCGAGATGAATCGAACCGTCGCCGTTTCGGACGTGCGACTCGCCTTCGGCAACAACACGCCGCAGTCGGTCAATCGCGTCGACGTTCCCAACTCGAAGTTCCACGCGTCGAGCCAGATCGCGCGACTCGACCTCTGGATCGTGCCCTTCTTCAATTTGTACGGCATTGTGGGCCATACCCGCTCGACCGGCACCGCCCAAGTGATCGTCCGCGATTTCCCCATTATGATGTCGCCCGATCGAATGATCACTCTGGATGTCGACATCGAAGGAACGACCGCCGGAGCCGGCGGTACGTTTGGCATTGGGGGTAAGCGGTGGTTTGCGACGCTTGACTACAATAAGACCTGGACGACGTTCGACAAGGTTGACAACACGCTGACCGCCGAAGTCTGGTCGCCGCGTGTCGGCGTTCCAGTCGACCTGCCGTTCTTCAAGGGCGCCTTCTATGTTGGCGCCATGTACCAAGACACCGCTCAGACAGTCGACCTGACGCTCGATGTCCCGCTGATTGGCAACGACTTGCATGTCCAGGTCGATCAATACGAGCCCGAGCCGTGGAACTTCCTCACCGGCTTCTATTGGGGAATCAGCGAGCGGTTGCAAGTGATGGTCGAAGGGGGATCTGGCGGACGCAACTATATCATTACCGGAATCACGCTGCGGCACTAAACGCCAGACTTTTTGCTGCACGGCGAATCGAGTTCAAAGTAGGCGCGGCGCCCTAAGGCTGCTTGTGGTGATGCGCATGCCCTGGCTTCGCGACCGCGCCAACATGTTTCGACGCAACCGGATCTCCCTCGACAATTGCGGGCGGTTTGCAGCGAGCCAGAAATCCACCGGCGATGAATACCACTCCTTCGTCGACGACCAGATTGAAGACCGGCTCGATTCGGTCGGTCGGCTTCACTTCGCGAACGACGCTTTCGCTTTTCTTTTCATCCCGCCATAACCAGATGCGATCTCCGGCTTGCAATTCGCCCGCCGCGCGGAACCCTTGCGTAACGTGACAAAGAGGCTGCGTCTCGGTCGTCGTCAGCTTCCCAGCGTCGGCGATCACCTCAACCAGTCGGTTGCGGGTAACGAAGACGTCGGCCACTTTCTGCGGCGTTACATTTCCGTCAGCGCCTACCGTCATGACGGGATCACCGACTTGAATCGCGTCGACCCGCTTTTCGCCTCCCGGAACAACGACCATTGTGCCGGCCGGAAAACAGCCAGGGTGGCATGGCAGCGGCAACGGCGGCTCGCGCAGCCAAACGACCGCCAGCGGCGCCGGCTTGTCGCTCCAGATCACAAGTCGGCAGCTGCGCAGACTGCCGTCAGGCGCCGAGATATAGAGCGGGTTGCTGATCTTCGGACCGGTCAACCGATAAAGCATCCACTCTTGAGTCTCCGGAGGAGGTCCGCCCGGATTCATGGTGAAGCTCTGCTTTTTGACGAAGCCCATCGTGCAATCGAGCTTCAGCGGCGGCGCTGCGTTTCCCATGTTGACGTTGCCGAAATCGTCGATGGCGGGAGCGGCCTGAGTCAGCGTCAGCGTGCCGGAGTAGCGGTCGTCGCCAACTTTGCGAACCGCCAATTGAAACTTGCAGATCGGCTGCGGCGCACTGCTGATGCGTATGCCCGGAGTAAAAACGTCGGACGCTAATTCATACGTTTCGGCGGCAAGCGAGTCAGCCGCCGTCAAACCAAAGAGCCCAAGAAGTGCGAGCACCGCGACGACGACATATTTGCGACTAGACATCGCTGATTCTCCCGAGTCGGGAAACGTCCAAAGAGATATTCGAAAACGTAAGCGTCGCGTCAGGGCTCGTCAAACCTTTTCCGGCGGAGATGAAAAGGAAGCAAGAAACGAAAAAGGGCGAGAACCAAACGATTCTCGCCCTTTCGATATATCCAGCCCCTGGAGCTTGTGGGAAGCAAGTTCCAGGGGCCTAAAAAAAGGCTCGCCGTGAAGCCAATGTCGGCGCGGTCGACCCAGTTAACCGCGTGCTCCGACATCAAAGCAGCTTCGACCCAGGAGGGGGGCTCTCGCTCGTTCCCGCAAACTTGCGAGCAACGACGAGCCTTTCCAAAGTTCAAGCTTTTTTCGCTCGCCGCATCCTTGTCAGCGATCGAGCGGGGCAATAAATAGCTAATCGCCAAACGCGTGTCTGCGCCAATTTTTTTAAGTTCTGAGCCGGGCTTCGCCGGGTACTCCAAGGCGGGGAAGCGTCTATAATGAGCGACTTTCCTCGCGTAAAGACTCTCATCCTGCCTAAGAAAGGACGACAAGATGTCGCTCGGCTTTGCCATCGTCGGTTGTGGAATGATCGCCGATTTCCACGCTCGCGCTATCGCGGACCTACGCGGCGCCAAACTGGTCGCCTGCTACTCGCGTAACGGCGAGCGTGCCGCTGAATTCGCTTCCAAACATGGCTGCGCCGCCTACTCCGACCTCGACCAGATGCTGGCCGATCCGGCGGTCGACATCGTCTCGATCTGCACCCCGAGCGGCGCTCATATGGAGCCCGGCGTTGCGGCGGCTCGCGCCGGCAAGCACGTGATCATCGAGAAGCCGCTCGAAATCACCCTGAAGCGCTGCGACAAGCTGATCAGCGAATGTGAAAAGGCAGGGGTCAAACTCTCGACGATCTTCCCCTCGCGGTTCCATGGCCCGTCGGTCGAGCTGAAAAAAGCGATCGAAGCGGGGCGTTTCGGGACGCTGACGATGGGGGACGCCTACGTCAAATGGTTCCGCACCCAAGCCTATTACGACAGCGGCGCGTGGCGCGGCACGTGGGCGTTGGACGGCGGCGGCGCCTTGATGAATCAAGCGATTCACAGCGTCGACCTCCTCTGTTGGTTGATGGGGGATGTCGAGGAGATCTCGGCCTACACGTCGTTGCTCGCCCACGAGCGGATTGAAGTCGAAGACGTCGCGGTCGCTTCGCTGAAGTTCAAGAGTGGGGCGCTCGGCGTGATCCAAGCGTCGACGGCGTCGTATCCTGGCTTCCTGAAGCGGATCGAAATCAGCGGCTCGCAAGGCTCGGCCATCATGGAAGAGGAAGACCTGAAAAAGTGGGAATTCGCCAAGATGACCAAGAAGGATCAAGCGATCCAGGAACGTCTGGCCGGCAAAACCCATACCGGCGGCGGGGCGGCTGACCCGAAGGCGATCGGCCACCATGGCCACACCGCCCAGTTCAAGGATTTCGTCGACGCGATCAAAAAGGATCGCGAGCCGCTGATCAACGGCCCGGAAGGTCGCCGAGCGGTCGAAGTGATCCTGGCGATCTACAAAGCGGCCGAGACCGGCAAATCGGTCCAATTGCCGCTGAAATCGGACCCGGTGCTGAAAGCCCGCAGCGGAAAATAGCCGATTCTCTGAACATCCAGTTCCACCAAGGGCATTTTGCCGAATTCGGTAAAATGCCCTTTTCCTATTGGGCGTTTCTCGCCACAATACCGCCGGTTTGATAGCACCAAGCAGGGAAGCGGCGGTGAGTCTAAAGATAGTATTGGATTATCTGGTCTATGTCGCGGTTCGCTTGACGATTTGCATCGTCCAGGCGATTCCGCTCGATCGCTGCGCCGCAATCGCCCGATTTCTGGCCTGGCTGGTCAGCGACGTGTTGAAGATTCGCGCGAAGCTGCTCGACTCGAATCTCCGGCATGCCTTTCCCGAAATGTCGGCCGCTGAGCGGAAGAAGCTCGCTCGCCGAACCTGGCGACATCTGCTGCTGATGGTTTGCGAAATCGCGCATGCCCCGCGCAAGATTCACGAAACGAACTGGCGCGACTACGTCGACCTGAAAAACGCCGACGATAAGATTCGCCTGTTGCTGTCGAAACGTCCGGTGGTGATTCTCTTGGGGCACCTCGGCAACTTCGAGATGATGGGCTACATCGCCGGCATTCTCGGTTTTCCGACCTACACGGTGGCTCGTCCGCTCGATAACCAGTTCCTGCATGATTTCGTCCAACGGTTTCGTGGGGCGACAGGGCAGTTCATCCTGCCGAAGCAGGGAAGCGCCAACTTCATCGAGAAAACGCTGCAATCGGGCGGAACGCTCGGTCTGCTCTGCGATCAAAACGCTGGGCCGAAAGGTTGCTGGGTCGAATTCATGGGACGCCCGGCGTCGTGCCACAAAGCGATCTCGCTCTTCTCGATGGGAAGCGGCGCTCCGCTGGTAATGAGCTACTTCCGCCGCACCGATCGCCCGATGCACTTTGAAATGGGAATCCAAGGAATCTACGATCCCGCCACCGCTGATCCCCAACTGGGGGTCAAAGAGTTGGCGATGTGGTACAATAGTCATCTCGAAGCGATGATTCGTCGCAATCCCGATCAATACTGGTGGATCCACAATCGTTGGCGCGACGACCGTCCGCAAAAGCAGAAGAAAACTCCTGCCGCTGCGACGACCGCCGCTACCGAGACCGAAGGCGCACGCCGCGCCGCCTAGAGCATCTGCACCTCTGTTCTTCGCTGATTCGTATGCCAAATTGGGTTCATGCTGCGCACGTTGACGACGTCCCCGCCGACTGCGGATTGGAATTGGTGATCGCCAGTCGCATCATCGGACTCTATCGCGTGGGAGATCAATTCTTCGCGATGGATGGCATCTGCGCACATCAAGGAGGCCCCGTCGCCAAAGGGGGCATCTGCGGTTCGATCGTCACATGTCCCTGGCATGGCTGGCAATACGACGTAACGACCGGCAAGCATGAGTTGAGCGAAATTCGCCAGCAAACTTTTCCGATCGAACGTCGCGGCGACGAGCTGTTTATTGATATGCAAGTCCCCGGTATCTAGGGCGACATCTTTTGCGCAGGCCCGCGATCGGGTAGCCTGAAAGCATACCCCGACAACAATCCTCATTTGCTGCGCCCCCTTGATCGAAGTTCGCCGCTTTCTCAACTCCGATCCGCCGAAACTGGCGGAAATCTGGAACAGCCAACCGCTGGGCGCTCACCTCGCGCAACCGATGACGGTCGGTTCGCTCGAAACGTACGTATTCGCCAAGCCTTACTTCCGCCCCGAAACGTTCCTGGTCGCCGTTGAACCGGATGGCGCCGTCGCCGGCATGGCTCACGTCGCTCTCTCGCGCGATCTCTCCCCCGATGCGACGCCCAGCGGCGATGCGTTTCTCTCGATGTTGCTGGTCGCGGGACATGCCAACTACGACGCGACGAGCGACGCATTGCTCGACCAGGCCGAAGCCTTGGCGAGAGAATCAGGCGCCGCGCAACTGATCACCGGCGGCGCTCCGCCGCTCGGCCCGTTTTACTTCGGGCTGGCCGGCGGATCGCACAACCTGGGCGTTCCCTCGACGTTTGAAATCCTGCGCAGCCGACTCGTCGAGCGTAGCTATGACACCATCGGCGAATACTGGGCGATGCGGGCCAACATCCGCGGCTTTCGCCCTTCGGTCAGTCGCGACATGATGCAGATTCGCCGCGCTTACTCGGTCGAAGCGAACTTTAATCCGCCGCCGCTCGATTGGCTGCAGTCGTGCATCTACATGCACTTTGAACGCTCGCAGTTCGATCTGATTCCAAAACTGAAATCGGCCGTCGCGGCGACCGCCACCTTTATCGATTTGCCCCACTACAGTCAGCTTTGGGGCGTTCACGCCGCGGCCCTCGTCTCGGTCGAAACGCTCGAAGACGGCGACGAGGCGAAGTCAAGTTATCTGCTCGGCGAAGCGCTGCGGCAACTGTCCGAGACTGGCGTCGGCCGGATCGAAACGCAGGTCGACAAAAACGACCTCGGCGGCTACTCGATGCTGCGAACTCTTGGCTTCGACGAGGTCTACCAGTCGATTCGCATGGCGAAGTCGCTCTAGCGCTGCGAGATCGCGACCAAGTACTGGGTCGCGGCGATCTCCGCATTCGGATTGCCATGGCGGATCCGCAGCGAAATCGGGTCGACCAGTTCATGGCGACTTTCCGCCGCCAACTTCGAAGTGATCAAACCGCGCTGCGGACCGGACAAAAGGTAGTGCGTCCAGAGCCAAGCTTCGGCGTAGTCGAGTCGCGTCATCGCTTCCGGGCGATCAAGCGTCGACAGTCGATCCAGATTCGGACGCCAACCGCCGTTTTGCAGGGCGCCGTTTAAGGTCGGCAGATGTTCTGGATTGATCCGTCCCGGCTGCGGTGGAACTTCAAAGTACTCAGCCAGACCTTCGTCGAGCCACAACGGAATCTGACCGACGTTGGCGTGCAGGTAAGCGTGCGTCAGTTCATGACGCAGATCGGTTACCACATGATCCGACCAGTGAGCGTAAATGTGCGTCCCGCTCGAGTCGTTCACAAAGACCGCGCGGCGGCCGTTCAGTTGCGGAAATCGCTGGGCGATCACCTCGCGGTAGTCGCTTTCGTTGCGATACAAGTGCACCTGGATCGGCACGTCTTCCATCGGCACTTGTAACGTCTGGGCGAGATCTCCCCGGAGCGATTCGACCTGTTGGCGGGCCGCTTCATCTTCGGGAAGCGGGAAGTCGGCGATGATCACCAGGTTGCCCGACGCGATCGTCGGCATCACCAGCGTGCTCGGCGTCGGTCGATTCCAGAGGGCGCAGCCTGCCAGTCCGCAGAATGCGGTAAGCAAACCAAGCCGTAAAATCAGGCCGCACGACACTTCTGGCTTCCCTTCCCAGTGGTGCGAGTTCGGAGTCGGCTAGTTGGCGCCAACCCGAGTCGCAATCAACGCGTCTAGTTCATGTTTCAGCTTGCCGAGGATCTCGTCGTACGGAAACGCTCCCAGCTCTTCGCCGCCGCGTTTCAGATTGACGAAGTTCGGGCCGCACCACAGTCCCAGGTCGGCGTCATCAGTTTCGCCCGGTCCGTTGACGCGGCACCCCATCACGGCGATCGTGATGTCATGTTCTTTGGCGTACTGCGTCATATCCCGAACTTGCTCGGCAAGTTCGACGAACGCTTCGTTTTCGACCCGTGAGCAGCTCGGGCAGCTGATGATGTTCAGGGTGCTGAGGCCGTAATCAACGACGCTTCGCACGCGTCCCGCGGCGATGTCGGCCAGGATCTGCCGTCCGGCGGCGATCTCTTCCGGCTTGCGGGGGTTCGGCACGGTCAGCGAAACGCGAATCGTATCGCCGATGCCGCGGCTGATCAGTTGTTCAAAGGCGATCCGCGTTTTGATGATCCCATCCGGCGGCATACCGGCTTCGGTCACGCCCAGATGGAGCGGCACGTCCGGGCGTTTGTCGGCGAAGAGCTTGTTGACCTCGATCACCTTTTTCGGGTCAGAGTCCTTCAGCGAGACGCAGTAGCGTGTGAAGCCGAGCGAATCGAGGTGGGCGCAATGTTCCAGCGCGCTTTCCAGCATCGGCGTGATCGAATCTTCCGGATCGTACATCAACAGCTTGTCGGGATCGACGCTGCCGCAGTTAACGCCAATCCGCATCGCACAGTCGTTGTCCTTGGCGACGCCGACCAGGTACTCCACCTTTTCCTTCCACGGCTTGGTTCGCTCATGGTGGTATAAGTGACCAGGGTTGTAGCGGACCTTGTCGACGTGGGGAGCGACCAGTTCGGCCAAGCGGTAATTCTCTTGCAGGTCGACCGACAGGTTGGCGGAGGTTTGTTTGCGAATTTCGGCCAGCGCTTCGGCGTCCTTCTTACTGTCGACCGCAATCCGCACCACATCCGCACCGGCGGCCTCGAGCGCCCGGACTTGCGCGACGGTTGCGTCGATGTCCTGCGTCTTGGTGGCGGTCATGCTTTGGACGGCAATCGGATTGCCATCGCCGATGGCGATCGAACCAATCGCGACCCGGCGAGTCGAATTTCGCTGAATTTGCACCGAAAAGGTCTCCTGCGGCGTTATCTAAACTGCACGTATTCTCTTGTACCGCAACAGTTTTGGCAACATCACCATTTTTCCGGCTGTCGCCCCAGGGGCAAGCGGAACAGGACCGTATCGGGATCAAGCGAAGAGCAACTGAACGGCGCCCAGGATCAGCAACAGCGTTTCGACGAGCAGGGGGTACTGTTTCAACATTTTCGGGACTCCGGCAACGAGCAAAAATCGATGGGTCAGTCGATTTCAACTCAGGTCCCATCCGCAACTGCCGTGCCTTTCACGTCTTCGCCGCTCTTGCCTTCATTTGCGCTACTTTTTCGCGCGAATCGTCTCCGATACTGGCTCCGAAGCGATCAAGCTGGCATTTCCTCAGCCGAGCATATCCATCCACCTGTTTTCATTCTTTCGCCGCCGCCATCTACTCATTTCCCCCCCAAGAATTTGGGCACGTCAGGTATCAGCGATCATTCGATTGTCTCGCGGCGTCGCCAATTTAAGGAAACGCCAATCTTACGGGAAAAACTTCCATCCCAATTCGGTTCTAGCCCCTCGTCCTGCAAACAACGACAAACCTCCTGAGCGATGCCGAGGGCGTTCGCTTCGTAGAGATCCGGCGCCACTTCCGCCTGGTCGGTCGAAATCCAACCATAGCCCAAGTAGACCGTCAACTCGGTCTTTTCGGCCAGCATCTCGGGCATCGTTTGATCAATGAAGAAGGCGTATCCCCGTACGCGATCTTTAAAGCCGGGAAATCGACGCTCGATTTCGTCGATCCGATACGACAGTTCGCTGACGGTGCACGAATCGCAGCAAGGGGAGACCTGCCACAGCATGATTCCTTGGTCGCGCAACTTCGATTCAACGCGATCAAGGCGATCGCAGTCGGTCTCGTCGGGCCAGGTCGCCTCTTCCGCCGCAAGTTCAGCTGCGATTCGTTCCAACTCCGCTTCAGCGAACTGCTCGAAATCTTCCTCTTCTTCCTCGGGCGGCCCCTCCTCGACAAACATCTGGCAGCAATTGTCGAGGATTTCTTCGGCGTCATTTCGCTTGAGACGGAGTTGTCCCAGCAGAAACTGGCTGATCGACTCGCGCAGCTCCCGCCGCGTCTGGTCGCTCCACGGTACTTCTTCACTCATCAGCTTTCTCCCGAGCATTGCAGAGCCGGCGCTAGTTGACGGCGGTCCATCCTATCCTGCCTTCTAGCGAAGCGACTGCGGGTCCGGCAGAATAGCGAAGACCCCCAATCCCATCAAAGCCTCCTTGGACCGCTGAAACGCAAAATCCGTTGAAATACTCTCCGCTGCTCCATATCGTTCTCCACAATCCGGAAATCCCCCCCAATACTGGCAACATTGGCCGCACCTGCGTCGCGATTGGGGCCAAGTTATGGCTGGTCAAACCGCTTGGCTTTCGGGTCGACGATCGCGAACTGAAGCGGGCCGGGATGGACTATTGGCAGCACCTGGAATGGGAGGTGGTCGAAGACTGGGCTCATCTGCGGGAACGTCTTCCCAGCAAGCGACTCTTCTACCTCACGAAAACGGCGAAACGATCCTACACGACGGTCGACTTCCAGTTGGAAGACGCAATTGTTCTGGGCGCCGAGTCGAAAGGGCTGCCGCCGGAGTTGCTTAATGAAACGCCGGAAAACAACATCTCGGTCCCGATGCGAACCGAAGTTCGCAGCTTGAACCTGTCCGCCACCGCCGCAACGGTCGCCTACGAAGCGGTCCGCCAACTGACCTTGGCCGGTCAGGCGAAACTTCCGATCGGCGAATCGCCGATTGGTTAACGTCGGTGTGTCATCTCTTCTAACCGCCGGACTGGACTGGATCCGATTTTTTTTGCGAGATCCCAAGTTCGTTTGGTCAGTCCGACCACATTCCCCTCGGCTCGCGCCTCGGGCTACGATTGCCGGGGTGGACTGGACCGCGGCGCATCTTTTTTCCGTCTCCAAAGCTCAATTGATAAACCAGACAATTCTCGCCGCCTCGCATCCTGCCTAGTCCACCCATGATATGGACCGCTGCGCTCCATTTTTTTGATCCACCGACTGGACTGGACCACATTCAATTTTTTTCCGGGTGGCCCGTCCGGTTTTCCCAAACCGGGCGGGTCGCACAGCGACAAGATGCAGCGCCATCCGCGCGACCAACCAATCAACCATCGCCGGTGAGTGGACTGGACCGTTTCTATTTTTTTCCGCCGGCCGGAATGGCCGATTGGACCGGCATAATTCATTTGCGTCCGAACTAGCAGTGGACTGGACCGCGCACTTTTTTTTCTGCGGCGGTCTGGTTTGGACGAACAAACGGGTCAGGATTCCTTTTCGTGGCGACGGTGGTTGATGCGTCATGGTCCACACAGCGGACTTTACGGCGGCGTGGAGCTCCAAGCGGGTCATACGTTCCATCGATTCCGCCAGCGCGAATTGCGTTTTCGGCGGGATTCGATTTCCAATTCGTCATGGGGAAATCGACCACGAGTGCGTGCGCTTTGTCAAGCGACAAAGTTAGGGGCGGTGTGATGAGAAAGATGCTCCAACGCTCTCGTTTTTTTGCACGGTTTATTACTGATTTTCGAGCGTTTTCCCTCGGCTCGCGCCTCGGGTTAGTGTTGCAAAG is a genomic window of Blastopirellula sediminis containing:
- a CDS encoding Hint domain-containing protein, producing MSSRKYVVVAVLALLGLFGLTAADSLAAETYELASDVFTPGIRISSAPQPICKFQLAVRKVGDDRYSGTLTLTQAAPAIDDFGNVNMGNAAPPLKLDCTMGFVKKQSFTMNPGGPPPETQEWMLYRLTGPKISNPLYISAPDGSLRSCRLVIWSDKPAPLAVVWLREPPLPLPCHPGCFPAGTMVVVPGGEKRVDAIQVGDPVMTVGADGNVTPQKVADVFVTRNRLVEVIADAGKLTTTETQPLCHVTQGFRAAGELQAGDRIWLWRDEKKSESVVREVKPTDRIEPVFNLVVDEGVVFIAGGFLARCKPPAIVEGDPVASKHVGAVAKPGHAHHHKQP
- a CDS encoding lysophospholipid acyltransferase family protein, which codes for MSLKIVLDYLVYVAVRLTICIVQAIPLDRCAAIARFLAWLVSDVLKIRAKLLDSNLRHAFPEMSAAERKKLARRTWRHLLLMVCEIAHAPRKIHETNWRDYVDLKNADDKIRLLLSKRPVVILLGHLGNFEMMGYIAGILGFPTYTVARPLDNQFLHDFVQRFRGATGQFILPKQGSANFIEKTLQSGGTLGLLCDQNAGPKGCWVEFMGRPASCHKAISLFSMGSGAPLVMSYFRRTDRPMHFEMGIQGIYDPATADPQLGVKELAMWYNSHLEAMIRRNPDQYWWIHNRWRDDRPQKQKKTPAAATTAATETEGARRAA
- a CDS encoding DUF6891 domain-containing protein; translation: MSEEVPWSDQTRRELRESISQFLLGQLRLKRNDAEEILDNCCQMFVEEGPPEEEEEDFEQFAEAELERIAAELAAEEATWPDETDCDRLDRVESKLRDQGIMLWQVSPCCDSCTVSELSYRIDEIERRFPGFKDRVRGYAFFIDQTMPEMLAEKTELTVYLGYGWISTDQAEVAPDLYEANALGIAQEVCRCLQDEGLEPNWDGSFSRKIGVSLNWRRRETIE
- a CDS encoding Gfo/Idh/MocA family protein, with the translated sequence MSLGFAIVGCGMIADFHARAIADLRGAKLVACYSRNGERAAEFASKHGCAAYSDLDQMLADPAVDIVSICTPSGAHMEPGVAAARAGKHVIIEKPLEITLKRCDKLISECEKAGVKLSTIFPSRFHGPSVELKKAIEAGRFGTLTMGDAYVKWFRTQAYYDSGAWRGTWALDGGGALMNQAIHSVDLLCWLMGDVEEISAYTSLLAHERIEVEDVAVASLKFKSGALGVIQASTASYPGFLKRIEISGSQGSAIMEEEDLKKWEFAKMTKKDQAIQERLAGKTHTGGGAADPKAIGHHGHTAQFKDFVDAIKKDREPLINGPEGRRAVEVILAIYKAAETGKSVQLPLKSDPVLKARSGK
- a CDS encoding DUF1570 domain-containing protein — its product is MSCGLILRLGLLTAFCGLAGCALWNRPTPSTLVMPTIASGNLVIIADFPLPEDEAARQQVESLRGDLAQTLQVPMEDVPIQVHLYRNESDYREVIAQRFPQLNGRRAVFVNDSSGTHIYAHWSDHVVTDLRHELTHAYLHANVGQIPLWLDEGLAEYFEVPPQPGRINPEHLPTLNGALQNGGWRPNLDRLSTLDRPEAMTRLDYAEAWLWTHYLLSGPQRGLITSKLAAESRHELVDPISLRIRHGNPNAEIAATQYLVAISQR
- the ispG gene encoding (E)-4-hydroxy-3-methylbut-2-enyl-diphosphate synthase, whose product is MQIQRNSTRRVAIGSIAIGDGNPIAVQSMTATKTQDIDATVAQVRALEAAGADVVRIAVDSKKDAEALAEIRKQTSANLSVDLQENYRLAELVAPHVDKVRYNPGHLYHHERTKPWKEKVEYLVGVAKDNDCAMRIGVNCGSVDPDKLLMYDPEDSITPMLESALEHCAHLDSLGFTRYCVSLKDSDPKKVIEVNKLFADKRPDVPLHLGVTEAGMPPDGIIKTRIAFEQLISRGIGDTIRVSLTVPNPRKPEEIAAGRQILADIAAGRVRSVVDYGLSTLNIISCPSCSRVENEAFVELAEQVRDMTQYAKEHDITIAVMGCRVNGPGETDDADLGLWCGPNFVNLKRGGEELGAFPYDEILGKLKHELDALIATRVGAN
- a CDS encoding Rieske (2Fe-2S) protein: MPNWVHAAHVDDVPADCGLELVIASRIIGLYRVGDQFFAMDGICAHQGGPVAKGGICGSIVTCPWHGWQYDVTTGKHELSEIRQQTFPIERRGDELFIDMQVPGI
- a CDS encoding tRNA (cytidine(34)-2'-O)-methyltransferase; its protein translation is MKYSPLLHIVLHNPEIPPNTGNIGRTCVAIGAKLWLVKPLGFRVDDRELKRAGMDYWQHLEWEVVEDWAHLRERLPSKRLFYLTKTAKRSYTTVDFQLEDAIVLGAESKGLPPELLNETPENNISVPMRTEVRSLNLSATAATVAYEAVRQLTLAGQAKLPIGESPIG